A region of the Drosophila subpulchrella strain 33 F10 #4 breed RU33 chromosome 3L, RU_Dsub_v1.1 Primary Assembly, whole genome shotgun sequence genome:
AGTAATTCCCAGCTTATATAACATTTAAATTGGCTAGTTTGAGCCCCACAACAATTCTCATAGCCCCGGCAAGGCCACAGCACTCGAGTTTGTTggttatttgttttatttgccTTACCATTTTTCCGGGCATTTATCACAATAACGCTGGATGAGTGTGGGAGCTGTAGCTGGGCTGCCCTTTGTCTGCTGTCACCGAGGCCCTGTtgttataatttattatttgccGCTCACGGGGGCAAGTGGCTGGCTACTTTGTCAGCTTCAGTTTTTCGCAGTGCCAAGTGTGTGACGTTGGCATGTCAAATGCTCATACATGGCCAACAATATGACGGCCTGGAGgagcctgctgctgctgccaccGTTGCTGGTGTGTTGGCCATGTTAAAACAGCTGCAACAACTTGACGCAATGTTGTTGGTagtattattgttgttgtggttATGCTGCGGCTCCTACCTTTTTCCCCCAAAAAACAACCACTTCTGCTCTCCCCAAGGAAAAAACTTGGCCGTTTTGCCATGAAAACGGTTTCATTTTATGGCAGTTGTTGAATTTTTCATTATTGTATCCCGCTTcttcttttttgtgttttaaaattgATCAGCTGGTTTATAACTTCCTCAAATGGCCAATAAAATGATGCGAGAAATTGTGGTGTTTATGAGTTATATAActcgatttaaatttaagacaaGCAGGgcgatataaatattttttgataaattaaaCTTCACGCCTCGTTGGCcgtaaaaaatgttttccaaGACTGCGTTTGATTTAAAGATGCCCCATTACGCTGGGGAGCACATTAGCATACAGCTCGGCACATTTCCGTTGATAGCTTTCAATTTAATACGGAAAATGCTGAGGAAAGGCACTTGAGAAAAAAATCCTATAAAGCTGGATTTTAAATATAAGCTATGTCGGGATTTtgcaaaaagaaaataatgcTGAAAAATTCTAAAGAAATTTCAACATTTTAttatccttttttatttttatggtagttattattgcatttaaaaatatatatatatttaatgatCCTTTGTGTTAAGCCAAGTGGTTCTATTACAACAATTTTAATGGATGTAAGGTGGGGGGTAGGGGTTATTAAAGGcgtattcaaatatttttttgattttttataacATTATCTTTTTTGTTTCTGGGAACCATAAGATATGCCAATATAATGATTATCTTTGAAGAAATATAATATgcgtttaatttttaagttgGTGCTATACGGATGAAAAACATACATTTGTATCAGAAGTTTTTGAGATTTTTCTGAGTGCAGAAACATTGTGGTCCAAAATGGTCTTAGCTTTTAGGAGTATTTCCGCCATCTGCAAGTCACGCCAGCTAATCTCATTTTCTCCATCGACCGAGCAGCAAGGACGTGCGCCTGCCCGTGCAACTGCAACGTGCCATGGCCGCCGAGGCAGAAGCCGCCCGAGAAGCCCGCGCCAAAGTCATCGCCGCCGAAGGAGAACAGAAGGCGTCGAGGGCTCTTCGCGAGGCGTCCGAGGTGATTGGCGATTCGCCGGCAGCGCTCCAACTGCGATACCTTCAGGTGGGTTATCAGGGATTTACACGAGACTAACTATCGATTTATACTTTGAATTTAATGCAGACACTCAACACCATATCCGCGGAGAAGAACTCGACCATTGTGTTCCCGCTGCCCATCGATTTAATAACGTATTTCCTCAAGACCAACGAGGCCACAACGCAGAGAAATGCCCGTGAAGCTGCGGCGGCAATTGGCAATACACCGCCGCCATTGCAACTGGCACCGCAACAGCAGCAAATGCAGccgcaacaacagcagcagcagtaccagcagcaacagcaaccgcagcagcagcagcagcaataccagcagcagcagcagcagcaacaaccgcagcagcagcaacaacaaccgcAGCAACAGGATCAACTCTATCAACAGGGGCAGCAGATCTCATCAGCCATGTAAATCAGCTTAAGATCATCTAAGGTTCGGCCTTGTCGAACCCAAAATGTCCTGCATAAAGTTGAAAAAGCTATGGATAACCTTGAAGATTGCAACTAAACACACTTCAGAGATATCAGAACATCTATAAGTCCTTGTTATAAATTCTTATCCACATATCGATAGGAGCAACTTGTTCCCGACTTGTTGTTTTCCAGTCGCCAATATGCAATAACAATTTCTAGAACTAGGTAGCCCAGACGTCCAACTTAAAATGTGTATCTCAAATCCCTATCCCCCGAGATGCTAATTTTTTGGGTTATTTGGCTTTAGGGAATGTAATTTGGATAAGTATTTATTATCAAGAAACGTAGATAAATGTGGCTTTCTGGGGTTAATAAAAAAGCAGTCTTCGATTAGGAatctaataaatatttgtgcaGAGCAttctcaataaaaaaataaaaaaaaccatcGGAAACAACGATTCAGGAGAATCAAAAAACTTAGTTCATAACACCGATAAGTGCGATTCGAATGCGTTAGCCGGCAGCAGATCCTTCCAGACAAAATTAAGAGGGATCTGAGGTCAAATAGTTACGAAAATACAAACCTAGATTAGTTTCATACGAGGCGAAAAATAGTGTTTAATATTTGTAGCTTTACGACCAGAGGATGCAATTCTTTATATTTAATGTAGGACCTAGCAGTGCAACTTAAGTTTGCTacacatttatataaaaaataaatggcatgcCTATACCATTTAATATTGAAATGACATCATATTtatagaaaaaattaaaagcatCATTATATAATATTGAAGTGAcaccatatttatataaaaaataaaatcatgcctataatataatattgaaATGACACCTAATGACATCAATCTATGGTCGCTGAGGTGAAAATTCTAAAACCAACTAGTTTTGAAAGTCTCGAATTAGGAAATTTGAAATAGTCAAAAATAGTTGGTTTGGTTTTGTATTTTCACACCAAAACTGAGTGAACCACagattattttctttttaaatcaatattcaACGAAGGTCCGTTTCCTTAAATACAAGTTAACTGGagatattatattatactttAAGATCGCAACTCCTtgtttaatatattaataccTTATTTATGGAGATGAAGCGTTGACTAAATTAAGAAAGCGGGCCTGCATTGAACACAAATATCTTATAGAACCGTTGCCGAAGGCGTTTTGTAAATGTTTATCAGTAAGATGTTTGCCCTGTTAAATATGGAGATTTCAGATGACTCGATATATTGCTGTATACTTAGCTATGCCAATTTACGTATAAGTCGTGATCAGAATACCCGTATAAACTAGAGTAAACGTTGTCCACAAACCAATTAAAACTTTATAGGACTTTAATAACTCTAAATATGAACAGTTGTACTCATATGGTACATCCCACATTCCAACATTCCtacaatttcaaaaactgttaTTCTGTTTCAACTGGAGTTAATCCAGGAACCTAGATGATTTGTTCAATAATAGTGGGTTCAGAAAGATGGCTAAACCCACTAGTACAGAACAAATCCCTAGTCAGCAACGTTCGTAGGTCCAAAATACGAATGCCAAACAATAAATAAGAGTAATACGAATTTATTGTACATACAATAAACTAATAGAGCAATTAAGCCGTGCAGAACTGGTTTTACCCCATTGAACTACCAATTAAAATTGGATATTATATCAGATATATGTACACCATACACacacaacaacacaaacacaGGACGAAGGACGTCAAGCTTTCTCTCGAAGTAGCAAGTGGCTACTAAAATGGAAGTTTTTCTAGAACTAAAGTATGTAGATGTCGAGCAAAAGAAATAACTAAATTAAAGTGCATTTGCAACACAGAAACGTTTACTTTTTAGCGCACTTCATGGATTACAAAAAAGAGTTATtgaattaattatatatacatatacaacATTACGAATTACATATTATGTACAATTTTGcctttgaaaaattttaaaacgaAAACGATTTCATTATTCATGTATGGTTAGAAATATGTGTAAAGGAACAATAAAATTTCTTCAACTTTTTTGGTATCCAAAagagcaaaaacaaaaagcaagGCTGGACTTTTATTTATCATCATTTAAACTATATATATAATGTTTTTACGCCCGGTAAGTTTTCCTAAccattattatttattcaatCAAAATAGATTAGAGAAGGTTTTCCAAGTTTTACATCAAATTCATAGCCCCCCAATAAAACAGCCGCACCTTAGTTATTacatatttttcaattttattagttattatcattattatttgtattatgCATTACACACCTAACCGACTTAACGGACACATTTCTATCATTTTACATCAGCTAAATTCAGTTTCCATTCATATTTGCTTCGTGAATCTGCGTATTAAACCATTATCTGCAATACATGACAATTCTCGGTTGTTATATCTATAATTATTCATCAGACATTGCTGTTCGAGTGTTATTAGCCAACAACCGCTGTCGGCGCATGCAACACGCCTGCCCAGGCAAAAGGCTGaaaaattttgtaaatctTTCAATTTGATTGCCGCagtttgtataaaaaaattgtgaAATTTTCGTTCTTGTGGTTAATGCCTCGCATGTCGCTTGCGCCGCCAATGGCTGTTAACTTTCAGCTGCCGCaaaatcatttaatattatttcggTATTATcgttcaatttaatttctcgTTTATTTCTACACGTTATGTCAAGTTTATATACAAAAATTCATCAACTACGCTAAACAATTTCAGTTTTGCCTGTGAGttataacaatattttaattaattatttgcaGTGATTCCGTTGTGATTACGTTGAATGCAATTTCATACAATGATTGGTTGTTtttctcatttgtttttaagcCTGGTTATCCTATAAACTGATCTCTGTGTATGTGTTTACGTGTGAAATGCTTTGAGTTGCCGTATAAATCTTCTTTACAAATACATATATCTCAATACGAAATGCTAAACTTTGGTTTTATGCTACAGAATGTGCACACAATGGCCAACACAATATATGCTATATGTACTATATCGATGAACGACAAACTAAAACTataacaaaaatcaaataaattaaataaagtctCCTCAATCGATGTTCGATTCATGTGTTTTTAATCTGGATCTGTTCGTGACGGTCATCTAGAAGCTAAGataggtgtgtgtgtgtgtactgTGTCTTGTGTGGTTGATTGGTTGATACATTGATCGGTTAGGTTAGAGTCATTATCGTCTGATATTTTGCATTTGAAACCCTTGAGATAGCAGTTTATCCGTATGGCTTGAGTCGGGCTATTGATTTGGGCTGCACACGCAAGGAACAGCAGGTCTGGAGAGGAACTAAATGCGGGCCAACGCTGCAGGTTGTACATCAATAGATATATCTAGACTACATGGACAGTGCCCAATTGTGTTGCTTGTGCTTAAGTATACGAACAAAGAATAAACAATAATTTTGGCATAAACTTAAATGTACTATAAACATTCATTGGTTCAATTGCTAACAACGAAATACGTGAaatgcgttttttttttgttttttgcttttCAATGGTTTGTACAAAATGCAATTTTCGCTTTTCTTTTCTCTAGCCTCAACTACTCGAGGAAGAAGCAACATATTATGTTTCGGGTGATAGATCATCTAGATTTCTGACTTGGAAGTAGAGACGAGGGGTGGACGCCACCTTATAAGTAAATGCCATCATTGGAgtttctcatttgcaacaatTTGAAATACGTAAATGTTCGATTTCTTGATACGGATTGATTGAGTCAAATAATACTTGGCTTAGTCGATagtcgtgtgtgtgtgtggaaagTATCAGAAGAAACTATTCAGCAGAGGGAGGTTAAGATCAAAAAGTTCTAGTTGTagattggattggattggattggtTTGTTTATACAAAAAACCTAAGCACCGATTAAAGTAGCGTTAAATTGTAGCTGTATTCGATTAGAAATTCAATAGAGTTGCCATCAATTTCTTTCGTGTTCTGTTCTTGATTCTTCTTGGTATCATTGTTCGGCCCCTTTCTGTTTCTGGGTAAGCTTAAAAAACTAGTTAAATACTTTCTATTTCCATAGTACATACAGTTAggtatataaattataaaatagttttgcgtgtaaaatataaaattttgtttttccgatttaagttttttttgtttgttttgttgatttttttgtgtttcttgTTTTTTCGTTTGTAGTTGGTTTCTGAATTGTTTGGATACGCTTAAACACATATACATATAGAGTTCATGTGTGTTGGTTGGTTTGTTGGTATGCAACTATGCCATTAAAAAGTCTTAAGAATTATAGTAAATATGCatataaatgtataatatatgtataactttatatactatatttatatatatatcgtACGTGTGTGTATGCGTGTGAGAGGGTGTAGGTGATGTGTGTGATTAGGCTGGACTCTGTTTAGTCTTGCACCTCTCGATACGGCACCTCCGACGTGACCGAGAAGGACTCGAAGTAGTGGTTCAAGAACTCGAACGTCGGCCGCTTCTCGGGCACAGCATCCCAGCACTGGAGCAGCAGCTGATAGATGTTGTCCGGGAAGTAGTGATTGGTCGGCTTCGGCATGCGGAAACCGCGCTCGATGTTCTCAATCACCTCGCGACTATGCATGCCCGGATAGGGCACTTGTCCGTACGTGAACAGCTCCATCAGCAGAATGCCATAGGACCACACGTCCGACTTGATCGAGAACTTGCCGTAGATGATCGCCTCGGGCGCCGTCCACTTGACCGGAAACCGTGATCCCTGCTTGGGGCAGTACTCGTCATCAGCGATAACGCGCGCCAATCCAAAATCACAAATCTTCGCCACATTATTCTCCCCAATCAGCACATTGCGGGCCGCCAAATCGCGATGgatgagctgcttggactctAGATATTCCATGCCGCTGGCCACCTGGGTGGCTATGTAGATGAGATCCTCAAAGTGCAAGTAGCGACCATCGCCCTCGCGCAAAAAGTCCAGCAGACTGCCCTTGGACATGTACTCCTGTACGATATAGATGGGCTCCTCCTGGGAAATATCAATCAAGGGTTAACCACTGCGGTCTCATCTACATTTAAGCAACTCACCTGCGAGCAAACCGCATATAGGGCCACTAGGCGGTTGTGGCGAAACTTCTTCATAATGGCCGCCTCCTGGAGGAAAGCAGCGGTGGACATGGTGCCCTCGCGAAGCGTCTTGACCGCCACATCGATGCTGTTGCGCCACTTGCCGTAGAAGACCTCGCCAAAGTTGCCGCGTCCCAGTTTGCGCAGCAGTTGAATCTCCGAGCGCGGAATCTCGTACTTATCGCGCAGCTCCGGTCCCAAGTCCCACATCTGGGGTTGCGGTTTGGGGCAGGGACGCGACAGAATGTGACACAGGCCAAGAGCGTTTTCTTCAGAGATAAGGAAATTAATCAATAGGCCTTACAGTCTCATTGTTATTCCAAATCTTTATACTCACTGCTGTATGCCATGACCAAGGCCTGAAGCGAGGGGAACGTCTGATTGGTGGCTATGTAGTAGCCACCATTATCCAGCGGCTTGATGCGGTAGTGCTTCACATGGTAACCACGTCCATCCTCCCAATCCTTGACAGACAGTGAGTAGCCATTGGGATTGTGCTCGGAAGGTCGCACGAGGAAAGTGCCACGCGGATTCTCCTCGGCCAGCAGCAACTTGTCCGCCTCCTTTCGTAGCACGTTCTCAAAGAACCAGCTGTAGACGGAAGAGGTTGTTTTAATAAGTTATTCAAATGAGTGATGAAAAATCGATTTAAAGAAGGGAAGAGTTCCCAAAATCGTTAAAATTCTAAAGGTAACAGGCACTCACTCTTCGCTATTGACGCTGCGCTCCTCGGCCACAAAGTTGAGCGGGATGAGGCCCTCCTGGCGGGTGTTCAGATTCACAACGCGCCACCAATCGGACTCGGTGTCGTCGATGACCTCCATGCGGTCGCCCTTCATGAAGCTCAGATCGGATTCATCGCGGGATTTATAGTCGTAGAGGGCCACGACCACGCGCTTCAGCACGACACCAGGAACGCCGGCTGGGGGAAAAAATAGAAGTAATAAAAATTGTGACGATGAGGCAGTAAGAGAGGTCGGGTTAGTGGCAATTTTCGTCTGGCTGGGCAAATTTGATTTGCGTCCTTAAATTGCAATTTATGGCGACAAAttgggaaataatattttttattttcttttgccCATTTGACTAACCAATTTGCCATGGCCAAAACTTAATTAGAATTTAATGAGTTAAAGTATGGTGGAGATGAGGGTGCCAAATGCAAATTGCAAACAGTATAGCATACTTTTTTGGGGGCCGGGGCCATAAATAGCAAAACAATTTCATTTCGTGCCGCGAACCCGCTGCCAAGCCGCAATTTTTGGCACTGACTTGCATTTGGCTAATTGATTTAGCTCACAGCAAGGCAACGCATAAATAAACTGCTCTCGCCGCTTGCCAATTGCCTTGGCCGCTCGCTGCCCTCCATTGGCCATCCCCAGCCCCCTTTTGACCCTTCTGGAGGGTTTCGAGGGGTTAACCACACCCATGCCAACTGCAATGTTCGTGCTGACAAAGGCGGCATTGCAAAGGCAGAAATCACTGGCCAAGCACTCAACCTCTTGATGGGTTTACACGACCTAAGCGG
Encoded here:
- the LOC119553144 gene encoding tyrosine-protein kinase Src64B isoform X2; translated protein: MGNKCCSKRQDQELALAYPTGGYKKSDYTFGQTHINSSGGGNMGGVLGQKHNNGGSLDSRYTPDPNHRGPLKIGGKGGVDIIRPRTTPTGVPGVVLKRVVVALYDYKSRDESDLSFMKGDRMEVIDDTESDWWRVVNLNTRQEGLIPLNFVAEERSVNSEDWFFENVLRKEADKLLLAEENPRGTFLVRPSEHNPNGYSLSVKDWEDGRGYHVKHYRIKPLDNGGYYIATNQTFPSLQALVMAYSKNALGLCHILSRPCPKPQPQMWDLGPELRDKYEIPRSEIQLLRKLGRGNFGEVFYGKWRNSIDVAVKTLREGTMSTAAFLQEAAIMKKFRHNRLVALYAVCSQEEPIYIVQEYMSKGSLLDFLREGDGRYLHFEDLIYIATQVASGMEYLESKQLIHRDLAARNVLIGENNVAKICDFGLARVIADDEYCPKQGSRFPVKWTAPEAIIYGKFSIKSDVWSYGILLMELFTYGQVPYPGMHSREVIENIERGFRMPKPTNHYFPDNIYQLLLQCWDAVPEKRPTFEFLNHYFESFSVTSEVPYREVQD
- the LOC119553144 gene encoding tyrosine-protein kinase Src64B isoform X1, coding for MGNKCCSKRQDQELALAYPTGGYKKSDYTFGQTHINSSGGGNMGGVLGQKHNNGGSLDSRYTPDPNHRGPLKIGGKGGVDIIRPRTTPTGVPGVVLKRVVVALYDYKSRDESDLSFMKGDRMEVIDDTESDWWRVVNLNTRQEGLIPLNFVAEERSVNSEDWFFENVLRKEADKLLLAEENPRGTFLVRPSEHNPNGYSLSVKDWEDGRGYHVKHYRIKPLDNGGYYIATNQTFPSLQALVMAYSKENALGLCHILSRPCPKPQPQMWDLGPELRDKYEIPRSEIQLLRKLGRGNFGEVFYGKWRNSIDVAVKTLREGTMSTAAFLQEAAIMKKFRHNRLVALYAVCSQEEPIYIVQEYMSKGSLLDFLREGDGRYLHFEDLIYIATQVASGMEYLESKQLIHRDLAARNVLIGENNVAKICDFGLARVIADDEYCPKQGSRFPVKWTAPEAIIYGKFSIKSDVWSYGILLMELFTYGQVPYPGMHSREVIENIERGFRMPKPTNHYFPDNIYQLLLQCWDAVPEKRPTFEFLNHYFESFSVTSEVPYREVQD